CACATTTATAATGTAACGTACTTTTTATATGAAGAAATTGCAGAATAATAGATCAAAGGCCCATCTAACATCTTTATGTTAGATGGGCCTTTACTATTTTCATAGTTATATTCAAAACATCCTCTTGCTATCCGTTATACTTGAGAATGATTTTCATGTATAATAATACAAGACTGGAGGAATTTTACTATGAGTTCATGGCTATTATTCGCATTATTATCAGCAATTGCTGCAGCACTTGTATCCATTTTTGGAAAATTTGGTTTAGAAGGAATCGATGCCAATGTGGCAACAACTATCCGTTCAATCATCATGGCACTATTTATGATAGGTGTAATTATGATACAAGGTAAATTTCAAAATATTGGTGACGTTCTAATGAATAAAAAAGCACTGCTATTTATCACGTTAAGTGGTATAGCTGGTGCCTCATCATGGCTGTTTTATTTTCTCGCCTTAAAAACAGGAAAAGTTTCACAAGTTGCTCCTGTAGATAAATTAAGTGTTGTATTTTCAATTATTCTTGCAATAATTATATTAGGCGAAAAATTAAACTTCATGACTGGAATGGGTGTTGTATGTATTACAGCAGGTGTTCTCTTCATTGCTTTCAGCTAAAAACCGCTTAACTAGCGGTTTTTTTTCTTCTTATGTAGAGCCATACAATAAGTACAACTACTACTGAGATAATTAAAATCCACATTCCATAATGATGCAAACTATATTCAACAAAGCGCCACTTCTCTCCAAGTTTCCATCCAAGTCCAATAAAAACGCTAATCCAGATGAAAGCACCACCGTATGCGTATAGACAAAATCTCCAAAACGTTAAATTTGACATACCAGCAAAATATGCAGTTAAATGACGAACTCCTGGTATAAAATATCCAATCATTATTAAAAAAGGACCATATTTTTCAAACAAAACATGCGT
This sequence is a window from Bacillus pseudomycoides DSM 12442. Protein-coding genes within it:
- a CDS encoding DedA family protein; protein product: MEQHIGELISHYGYLGIIIALAGGIVGLPIPDEFLLTFVGYNISKGTMSGTAAFLSGMAGAVLGITLSYILGLKLGLPVLKKYGPKIGIKEKQIEKTHVLFEKYGPFLIMIGYFIPGVRHLTAYFAGMSNLTFWRFCLYAYGGAFIWISVFIGLGWKLGEKWRFVEYSLHHYGMWILIISVVVVLIVWLYIRRKKTAS
- a CDS encoding EamA family transporter — protein: MSSWLLFALLSAIAAALVSIFGKFGLEGIDANVATTIRSIIMALFMIGVIMIQGKFQNIGDVLMNKKALLFITLSGIAGASSWLFYFLALKTGKVSQVAPVDKLSVVFSIILAIIILGEKLNFMTGMGVVCITAGVLFIAFS